Part of the Photobacterium sp. DA100 genome is shown below.
CGCTACTCGTGGTCAGCGCTGCGCTCTGGCAGGTATTGACGGCCAGTAAGCCGGTAAAAAGCATGGCGGTGGCGCTCTGTGTTGCCCTTATCTTTTGCCATGGTTATGCCCACGGTGTTGAGGCTTCAGGCAATGTTTGGCTGTTCGCGGTTGCGATGGCGATATCGGCGTCAGCGTTGATGCTGCTGGGCAACCGACTCGCCGCTTTTGCTTCCAGTCGCTGGGTCTCTGCTGGGGTGGCTTCTGCCAGCTTAGTCTATTTGCTGGTGGCTTGATATGGCGGCAGAGGCGCAGAGGATAAACGAAGCTGGACTAGGTGACAGCCAGTTTGCCACCTACCGTTTGTTTCAGCTAATTAGCCCCTCATTGCCTATCGGAGGGTTTACCTATTCGCAGGGGCTAGAATGGGCCGTCGAGGCCGGTTGGGTAAAAGACAGGGCGACTATGGTGCTTTGGCTGGAAAACCAGTTGCGTTGTAGCGTGGCCACACTTGAGCTGCCTCTCATCGACCGGTTTTACCAGGCTATTGAAGCCAAGGATCTGCAGGGCATCGCGGCATTGAGCAATCTGCTCTGTTCCAGCCGGGAAACCAAGGAGCTGCGTGCCGAGGAGGTTCAGCGGGGCAAAGCACTGAATGTTTTGCTCAAACAGTTGGAAGTACCGGTGGATGAGTATCTTGGCAGCAATGACGATCCCAACCAGTTGCTAGGGCTTTGTGTCGCAGGATATTTGTGGGGGATCAGCCCTGATGCCATGAAGCAGGGCTATCTGTGGAGCTGGGCCGAAAATTTGGTCATGGCCGGGGTGAAGTTGGTGCCGCTGGGCCAGACGGATGGCCAGCGGGCCCTGATTGAGCTGACCCGGCTGTTCCCAGAGATGATTTCAATATCCGGGCAGATTGATGAGGTGATGATTGGCAGCTTTACGCCAATCGTCTCGCTGGCCAGCAGTCTGCATGAAACACAATATACCCGTTTGTTCCGTTCTTAAGCCGAAGGGCAAGAGATCATTAGAAAATAAGGATTGTTATGGACACATATAAGCAGCCGCTGCGAGTCGGAATTGGTGGCCCGGTCGGGTCAGGAAAAACTGCACTTCTTGAAGTGTTGTGTAAAGCGATTCGCGACCAGCTGAATATCGCAGTGGTAACCAACGATATCTATACCCAGGAAGATGCCAAGATCCTGACTCGGGCCGAGGCGCTTGCGCCTGATCGGATCATGGGTGTGGAAACTGGTGGCTGCCCGCATACCGCCATTCGAGAAGATGCGTCGATGAACCTGGCGGCGGTCGAAGAGCTGGCCAAGCGACATAAGAACTTGGATGTGGTCTTTGTCGAAAGTGGCGGCGACAATCTGAGTGCGACCTTCAGCCCAGAGCTTGCGGATCTCACCATCTATGTGATTGACGTGGCCGAGGGCGAGAAGATCCCGCGCAAGGGAGGGCCGGGTATTACCCGTTCGGATCTGCTGGTGATCAACAAGATTGACCTTGCGCCTTATGTTGGTGCTTCCCTTGAGGTAATGGAGCAAGATACCAAGCGGATGCGTCCAACACGCCCATATGTCTTTACCAATCTAAAGGAGAGTCAGGGGCTCGAGATAATCATCGACTTTATTAT
Proteins encoded:
- a CDS encoding urease accessory UreF family protein, encoding MAAEAQRINEAGLGDSQFATYRLFQLISPSLPIGGFTYSQGLEWAVEAGWVKDRATMVLWLENQLRCSVATLELPLIDRFYQAIEAKDLQGIAALSNLLCSSRETKELRAEEVQRGKALNVLLKQLEVPVDEYLGSNDDPNQLLGLCVAGYLWGISPDAMKQGYLWSWAENLVMAGVKLVPLGQTDGQRALIELTRLFPEMISISGQIDEVMIGSFTPIVSLASSLHETQYTRLFRS
- the ureG gene encoding urease accessory protein UreG, with translation MDTYKQPLRVGIGGPVGSGKTALLEVLCKAIRDQLNIAVVTNDIYTQEDAKILTRAEALAPDRIMGVETGGCPHTAIREDASMNLAAVEELAKRHKNLDVVFVESGGDNLSATFSPELADLTIYVIDVAEGEKIPRKGGPGITRSDLLVINKIDLAPYVGASLEVMEQDTKRMRPTRPYVFTNLKESQGLEIIIDFIITEGMLTPKAE